The Daucus carota subsp. sativus chromosome 9, DH1 v3.0, whole genome shotgun sequence genome window below encodes:
- the LOC108202382 gene encoding sister chromatid cohesion protein PDS5 homolog A isoform X1, with the protein MKQKPGIVLKELGSKLKNLPTSKETLIHILEQGATALSACDQSPSKSVLLSMQPFMDAVVKPELLKHQDGDVKLLVATCICEITRITAPEAPYGDDVLKDIFHLIVSTFSGLSDTSEPSFGRRAVILKTLADFRSCVVMLDLECNDLINKMFTTILAGASDGHAESVLNSMQTIMVVLLEESEEIEEDLLLVLLSVLGRNKKDITTAGRRLAMNVIEQCSGKLEPGIRQFLISSISDDNRSLNCQIDYHEVIYDIYQCAPQVLSEVVPYIRGELLTDSIDIRLKAVQLVGDLLSLPKSAIPEIFQPIFSEFLKRLTDRAVEVQMAVLEKVKRCLLSNPSKAEAPQIISALSDRLLDNDKNVCKEVVAVLCDVACCSLNSVSVETIKLVAERLTDKSLLVKKYTMERLAEIYSKSCLECSNRESDDEYDWIPGKILRCFYDKDFRSDAVEPILCSSLFPNEFSVKDKVRKWVRVFPRFDRIEIKALEKILEQKQRLQQEMLRYLSLRQMHQETAVPEFQKKAMTCFRIISRSFIDPGKAEENFLILDELKDADVWKNITTLLDPSTTCLQACCSRDDVLKILGEKHRLYEFLRALSMKCSYILFNKEHVKEILQEADMQKSAGSAEFTLSCMNILVILACSIPLVLSGIEEDFVHLLEDDNEIIKEGVLHVLAKAGGTIRDQLRISSSSLDLILERICLEGSRRQAKYAVHALAAVTKDEGLMSLSVLYKRLLDMLKEKKNLPAVLQSLGCIAEIAMPVFETRESEIETFIKREILQQKHIMEEKAPESWDERSEICSLKIFACKTLVKSYLPVRDAQLRHGIDDLLTILKSVLSFGEFSKDIESSSVDKAHMKLAGAKSILRLSRYWDQKIPVDLFYSTLRISEVDFPQVEKLFLRKVHQYIKDRLLDPKYACAFLSNIEPEKPDFEEEKHNLYDIIQTCHQVKARDSVSDAASSVAKPEFILPYLVHAIAHHSSCPSIDECKDVKSFEPVYRRLYMFLSMLVHANENVNSEDNIAKEESISTIISIFQSIKLSEDSVDTTKSKNSHGICDLGLSIIKRLAKRDIQQDLSGSTSLPSVLYKKHESDEGEPLVNKGRTWLADDDVVSHFESLNLEANETVLATIAEDEDIKDSDTDENEVPLGKMIKRLRAKSMNAKKISKDKPSRPLSNTKNESSPPSSNMKNDIDIMGMVREMDLDTEKLEPSGHEHMPEKFDDQLHKQSKRKTGGLANVPVPKRQRSSSAQAHHTQSLPRGSSKRVASFSQVGKSTLEFIRMDDKLHSDLEEKNSQENPKVEESDSSASSLQKRSNLSKPKGRGSAKVHNGTHKLEESTDRDLDTPTKLKDTDGRIAGTDRESGSVKKRKRRSIAGLEKCTSKEGEHTTADLVDCRVKIWWPMDKQFYEGVVKSYDQDNDKHVIKYDDGDIEVLCLATERWELVAKGRKTTKRVDISKGRPAKGLSSTVKRKKSSGGSRERKLPIKISSSSKVRGKRTPRKNLRHSQKRVSKSISADFGEDSRHSPGGLDNEPVMTLRGEESETEEEHSNKMEDSLGADDDTFKHDISVSKEHQVDAENSGDTKKSKEDPDSEAKDNYASGSHENHAEETQEAAVSREGGTEIATGMQESNSQGIQKDDADTCQMGSDESAKIHSATNASEEAENSDNEPLGAWKSRVGKSVAEK; encoded by the exons ATGAAGCAGAAGCCTGGAATTGTGCTCAAGGAGCTGGGATCCAAGCTCAAGAATCTTCCCACTTCAAAAGAAACTCTCATTCACATCTTGGAG CAAGGTGCAACAGCTCTTTCTGCGTGTGATCAGTCACCTTCAAAGTCTGTGTTGTTGTCCATGCAACCTTTTATGGATGCTGTTGTCAAGCCGGAACTGTTAAAGCATCAGGACGGAGATGTAAAGCTCCTTGTTGCAACCTGTATCTGTGAAATAACCCGAATCACTGCACCGGAGGCTCCTTATGGGGATGATGTTCTAAAG GACATATTTCATTTGATCGTTAGCACCTTTAGTGGGTTAAGTGATACCAGTGAACCTTCATTTGGGAGAAGAGCTGTTATCCTCAAGACTCTGGCAGATTTCAGGTCATGTGTTGTGATGCTAGATCTTGAATGTAATGACCTAATCAATAAAATGTTCACCACAATTTTGGCTGGTGCCAG TGATGGGCACGCAGAAAGTGTTTTAAATTCGATGCAAACTATTATGGTGGTTCTCTTGGAGGAGAGTGAGGAAATTGAAGAGGATCTTCTACTTGTTCTATTGTCTGTTTTAGGCCGGAATAAAAAA GATATCACCACAGCTGGGAGAAGGCTTGCTATGAATGTTATAGAGCAATGTAGTGGAAAACTTGAACCTGGCATCAGGCAGTTTCTTATATCATCGATTTCAGATGATAACAGGTCTTTAAATTGTCAGATTGACTACCATGAAGTTATTTACGATATCTATCAATGTGCTCCTCAAGTATTATCAGAAGTCGTTCCATACATCAGAGGAGAACTACTG ACAGACAGCATAGATATTCGACTGAAAGCTGTACAATTAGTTGGCGATCTACTTTCACTCCCAAAATCTGCTATCCCTGAAATATTTCAGCCAATCTTTTCCGAGTTTCTGAAGAGGTTGACTGACAGAGCAGTCGAGGTTCAGATGGCAGTCCTTGAAAAGGTTAAAAGATGTCTACTGTCCAATCCTTCAAAAGCTGAGGCCCCTCAGATTATCT CTGCCCTTTCTGACCGGCTGCTGGACAATGACAAGAATGTTTGTAAAGAAGTTGTTGCTGTTCTCTGTGATGTGGCATGTTGTTCCCTGAATTCTGTTTCAGTTGAAACCATAAAGCTTGTTGCGGAACGTCTTACGGACAAATCT CTTCTTGTGAAAAAATATACCATGGAGAGGCTAGCTGAGATATACAGCAAAAGTTGCTTAGAGTGCTCTAACAGAGAAAGTGACGATGAGTATGATTGGATTCCTGGGAAGATTTTAAGGTGTTTTTATGACAAAGATTTCAG GTCAGATGCTGTCGAACCTATCCTATGCTCATCTCTTTTTCCCAATGAGTTTTCTGTCAAAGATAAGGTTAGAAAATGGGTTAGAGTTTTTCCAAGATTTGACAGAATTGAAATAAAGGCTCTTGAAAAAATACTGGAGCAGAAGCAAAG GTTACAGCAAGAGATGCTGAGGTATCTTTCCTTAAGGCAGATGCATCAG GAGACTGCTGTTCCAGAGTTCCAGAAAAAGGCTATGACTTGCTTCCGCATTATATCTCGTAGTTTTATAGATCCAGGAAAAGCAGAGGAGAACTTTTTAATACTTGATGAATTAAAAGATGCTGATGTTTGGAAAAATATTACAACTCTACTTGATCCAAGTACTACATGTCTACAAGCTTGTTGTTCTCGG GATGATGTACTAAAGATCCTTGGTGAGAAGCATAGACTCTATGAGTTTTTACGTGCTCTCTCAATGAAATGTTCATATATACTCTTTAACAAAGAACATGTCAAAGAAATCCTTCAAGAGGCTGATATGCAGAAATCTGCTGGGAGTGCAGAGTTTACTTTGTCTTGCATGAATATACTCGTG ATTCTTGCCTGCTCCATTCCGTTGGTGCTTAGTGGGATTGAAGAAGATTTTGTACATCTTCTAGAAGATGATAATGAAATAATCAAGGAAGGTGTTTTGCATGTTCTAGCAAAGGCTGGTGGAACCATTAGAGATCAACTGCGAATTTCATCCAG TTCGCTGGATCTTATATTGGAAAGAATATGTTTGGAGGGTAGTCGAAGGCAGGCCAAATATGCTGTACATGCATTAGCAGCAGTAACAAAAGATGAGGGGCTTATGTCGCTCTCTGTTTTGTACAAG AGGCTATTGGATAtgttaaaagagaaaaaaaacttACCTGCTGTGCTACAATCTCTAGGATGTATAGCTGAAATAGCCATGCCTGTCTTTGAAacaagagaaagtgaaattgAAACTTTTATAAAGAGAGAGATTCTCCAGCAAAAGCAT ATCATGGAGGAAAAAGCACCAGAAAGCTGGGACGAGAGAAGTGAAATATGCTCATTAAAG ATCTTTGCCTGTAAAACTTTAGTTAAGAGCTACTTGCCTGTTAGAGATGCCCAACTTCGTCATGGAATTGATGACCTGCTAACTATTCTCAAAAGCGTACTTTCCTTTGGGGAATTCTCCAAGGATATTGAATCAAG TTCAGTTGATAAGGCCCATATGAAGCTTGCTGGAGCAAAGTCTATTCTTCGATTATCTAGATATTGGGATCAAAAGATTCCCGTTGATCTTTTCTACTCTACCCTAAGAATTTCCGAG GTTGATTTTCCTCAAGTTGAAAAACTATTTCTGAGAAAAGTTCACCAATACATTAAGGATCGCCTTTTGGACCCCAAATATGCTTGTGCATTCTTATCTAATATAGAACCTGAGAAGCCAGATTTTGAAGAG GAGAAGCACAACCTATATGATATCATTCAGACGTGTCATCAAGTAAAGGCACGGGATTCTGTGTCTGATGCAGCTTCATCTGTGGCTAAGCCAGAATTTATTCTCCCATATCTAGTCCATGCTATTGCTCATCATTCTTCATGTCCTAGCATTGATGAATGTAAAGATGTTAAATCATTTGAACCAGTATACAG GCGTCTGTATATGTTTCTTTCTATGCTGGTGCACGCAAATGAAAATGTCAATTCAGAAGATAATATCGCGAAGGAGGAGAGTATTTCAACGATAATTTCTATATTTCAAAGTATCAAACTTTCTGAAGATTCTGTAGATACAACAAAGTCGAAG AATTCGCATGGAATCTGTGACCTTGGACTGTCAATCATCAAGCGCTTGGCCAAACGAGACATCCAGCAAGATTTGAGTGGATCGACATCCTTGCCTTCTGTGCTGTACAAAAAACATGAAAGTGATGAAGGTGAACCTTTG gttaataaaggAAGGACATGGTTAGCTGATGATGATGTTGTGTCTCACTTTGAGTCCCTCAACTTAGAAGCTAATGAAACT GTTCTTGCAACAATTGCTGAAGATGAAGATATAAAAGACAGTGATACTGATGAAAACGAGGTTCCATTGGGAAAAATGATAAAACGTCTAAGAGCTAAGAgtatgaatgcaaaaaaaatatCGAAGGATAAGCCTTCACGACCTTTATCGAATACAAAAAATGAGTCTTCGCCTCCTTCATCGAATATGAAAAATGATATTGATATCATGGGAATGGTAAGGGAAATGGACTTGGATACTGAAAAGTTGGAACCAAGTGGGCATGAACATATGCCCGAAAAATTTGATGATCAACTTCATAAACAGAGCAAGAGAAAGACAGGTGGATTGGCTAATGTTCCTGTACCAAAACGCCAGAGATCATCATCTGCCCAAGCTCATCACACACAGTCTCTTCCAAGAGGTAGCTCAAAAAGGGTCGCCAGCTTTTCTCAGGTGGGGAAGTCTACATTGGAATTTATCAGAATGGATGACAAACTCCACAGTGATCTTGAAGAGAAGAATTCTCAGGAAAATCCAAAAGTAGAAGAGTCAGACTCTTCGGCATCTAGTCTGCAGAAGAGATCAAACTTATCAAAGCCTAAAGGCAGGGGCTCTGCTAAGGTTCATAACGGGACTCATAAACTAGAAGAAAGTACGGACCGTGACCTGGAT ACGCCTACAAAGCTTAAGGACACAGATGGCCGAATTGCTGGTACTGATCGAGAATCGGGGTCTGTCAAGAAGCGCAAACGGAGAAGCATTGCGGGACTGGAAAAG TGCACTTCAAAGGAAGGGGAACATACTACTGCTGACTTAGTCGACTGCAGGGTCAAAATTTGGTGGCCAATGGATAAGCA GTTTTATGAAGGTGTGGTGAAGTCCTATGACCAAGATAATGACAAACATGTG ATAAAATACGATGATGGAGATATTGAAGTGCTCTGTTTAGCTACGGAACGGTGGGAGCTAGTTGCAAAGGGTCGAAAGACCACAAAG AGAGTTGATATTTCAAAAGGTCGACCTGCTAAAGGACT ATCATCTACTGTGAAGAGAAAGAAGTCTTCAGGTGGTTCAAGAGAAAGGAAACTGCCAATTAAGAT TTCTTCATCATCGAAAGTAAGAGGAAAAAGAACCCCTAGGAAAAATTTGAGGCATAGTCAAAAGAGGGTGTCAAAGAGTATTTCTGCTGATTTTGGCGAGGATAGCAGACACAGTCCTGGTGGATTAGATAATGAACCTGTGATGACATTGAGAGGTGAAGAGTCTGAAACAG
- the LOC108202382 gene encoding sister chromatid cohesion protein PDS5 homolog A isoform X2 translates to MKQKPGIVLKELGSKLKNLPTSKETLIHILEQGATALSACDQSPSKSVLLSMQPFMDAVVKPELLKHQDGDVKLLVATCICEITRITAPEAPYGDDVLKDIFHLIVSTFSGLSDTSEPSFGRRAVILKTLADFRSCVVMLDLECNDLINKMFTTILAGASDGHAESVLNSMQTIMVVLLEESEEIEEDLLLVLLSVLGRNKKDITTAGRRLAMNVIEQCSGKLEPGIRQFLISSISDDNRSLNCQIDYHEVIYDIYQCAPQVLSEVVPYIRGELLTDSIDIRLKAVQLVGDLLSLPKSAIPEIFQPIFSEFLKRLTDRAVEVQMAVLEKVKRCLLSNPSKAEAPQIISALSDRLLDNDKNVCKEVVAVLCDVACCSLNSVSVETIKLVAERLTDKSLLVKKYTMERLAEIYSKSCLECSNRESDDEYDWIPGKILRCFYDKDFRSDAVEPILCSSLFPNEFSVKDKVRKWVRVFPRFDRIEIKALEKILEQKQRLQQEMLRYLSLRQMHQETAVPEFQKKAMTCFRIISRSFIDPGKAEENFLILDELKDADVWKNITTLLDPSTTCLQACCSRDDVLKILGEKHRLYEFLRALSMKCSYILFNKEHVKEILQEADMQKSAGSAEFTLSCMNILVILACSIPLVLSGIEEDFVHLLEDDNEIIKEGVLHVLAKAGGTIRDQLRISSSSLDLILERICLEGSRRQAKYAVHALAAVTKDEGLMSLSVLYKRLLDMLKEKKNLPAVLQSLGCIAEIAMPVFETRESEIETFIKREILQQKHIMEEKAPESWDERSEICSLKIFACKTLVKSYLPVRDAQLRHGIDDLLTILKSVLSFGEFSKDIESSSVDKAHMKLAGAKSILRLSRYWDQKIPVDLFYSTLRISEVDFPQVEKLFLRKVHQYIKDRLLDPKYACAFLSNIEPEKPDFEEEKHNLYDIIQTCHQVKARDSVSDAASSVAKPEFILPYLVHAIAHHSSCPSIDECKDVKSFEPVYRRLYMFLSMLVHANENVNSEDNIAKEESISTIISIFQSIKLSEDSVDTTKSKNSHGICDLGLSIIKRLAKRDIQQDLSGSTSLPSVLYKKHESDEGEPLVNKGRTWLADDDVVSHFESLNLEANETVLATIAEDEDIKDSDTDENEVPLGKMIKRLRAKSMNAKKISKDKPSRPLSNTKNESSPPSSNMKNDIDIMGMVREMDLDTEKLEPSGHEHMPEKFDDQLHKQSKRKTGGLANVPVPKRQRSSSAQAHHTQSLPRGSSKRVASFSQVGKSTLEFIRMDDKLHSDLEEKNSQENPKVEESDSSASSLQKRSNLSKPKGRGSAKVHNGTHKLEESTDRDLDTPTKLKDTDGRIAGTDRESGSVKKRKRRSIAGLEKCTSKEGEHTTADLVDCRVKIWWPMDKQFYEGVVKSYDQDNDKHVIKYDDGDIEVLCLATERWELVAKGRKTTKRVDISKGRPAKGLSSSSKVRGKRTPRKNLRHSQKRVSKSISADFGEDSRHSPGGLDNEPVMTLRGEESETEEEHSNKMEDSLGADDDTFKHDISVSKEHQVDAENSGDTKKSKEDPDSEAKDNYASGSHENHAEETQEAAVSREGGTEIATGMQESNSQGIQKDDADTCQMGSDESAKIHSATNASEEAENSDNEPLGAWKSRVGKSVAEK, encoded by the exons ATGAAGCAGAAGCCTGGAATTGTGCTCAAGGAGCTGGGATCCAAGCTCAAGAATCTTCCCACTTCAAAAGAAACTCTCATTCACATCTTGGAG CAAGGTGCAACAGCTCTTTCTGCGTGTGATCAGTCACCTTCAAAGTCTGTGTTGTTGTCCATGCAACCTTTTATGGATGCTGTTGTCAAGCCGGAACTGTTAAAGCATCAGGACGGAGATGTAAAGCTCCTTGTTGCAACCTGTATCTGTGAAATAACCCGAATCACTGCACCGGAGGCTCCTTATGGGGATGATGTTCTAAAG GACATATTTCATTTGATCGTTAGCACCTTTAGTGGGTTAAGTGATACCAGTGAACCTTCATTTGGGAGAAGAGCTGTTATCCTCAAGACTCTGGCAGATTTCAGGTCATGTGTTGTGATGCTAGATCTTGAATGTAATGACCTAATCAATAAAATGTTCACCACAATTTTGGCTGGTGCCAG TGATGGGCACGCAGAAAGTGTTTTAAATTCGATGCAAACTATTATGGTGGTTCTCTTGGAGGAGAGTGAGGAAATTGAAGAGGATCTTCTACTTGTTCTATTGTCTGTTTTAGGCCGGAATAAAAAA GATATCACCACAGCTGGGAGAAGGCTTGCTATGAATGTTATAGAGCAATGTAGTGGAAAACTTGAACCTGGCATCAGGCAGTTTCTTATATCATCGATTTCAGATGATAACAGGTCTTTAAATTGTCAGATTGACTACCATGAAGTTATTTACGATATCTATCAATGTGCTCCTCAAGTATTATCAGAAGTCGTTCCATACATCAGAGGAGAACTACTG ACAGACAGCATAGATATTCGACTGAAAGCTGTACAATTAGTTGGCGATCTACTTTCACTCCCAAAATCTGCTATCCCTGAAATATTTCAGCCAATCTTTTCCGAGTTTCTGAAGAGGTTGACTGACAGAGCAGTCGAGGTTCAGATGGCAGTCCTTGAAAAGGTTAAAAGATGTCTACTGTCCAATCCTTCAAAAGCTGAGGCCCCTCAGATTATCT CTGCCCTTTCTGACCGGCTGCTGGACAATGACAAGAATGTTTGTAAAGAAGTTGTTGCTGTTCTCTGTGATGTGGCATGTTGTTCCCTGAATTCTGTTTCAGTTGAAACCATAAAGCTTGTTGCGGAACGTCTTACGGACAAATCT CTTCTTGTGAAAAAATATACCATGGAGAGGCTAGCTGAGATATACAGCAAAAGTTGCTTAGAGTGCTCTAACAGAGAAAGTGACGATGAGTATGATTGGATTCCTGGGAAGATTTTAAGGTGTTTTTATGACAAAGATTTCAG GTCAGATGCTGTCGAACCTATCCTATGCTCATCTCTTTTTCCCAATGAGTTTTCTGTCAAAGATAAGGTTAGAAAATGGGTTAGAGTTTTTCCAAGATTTGACAGAATTGAAATAAAGGCTCTTGAAAAAATACTGGAGCAGAAGCAAAG GTTACAGCAAGAGATGCTGAGGTATCTTTCCTTAAGGCAGATGCATCAG GAGACTGCTGTTCCAGAGTTCCAGAAAAAGGCTATGACTTGCTTCCGCATTATATCTCGTAGTTTTATAGATCCAGGAAAAGCAGAGGAGAACTTTTTAATACTTGATGAATTAAAAGATGCTGATGTTTGGAAAAATATTACAACTCTACTTGATCCAAGTACTACATGTCTACAAGCTTGTTGTTCTCGG GATGATGTACTAAAGATCCTTGGTGAGAAGCATAGACTCTATGAGTTTTTACGTGCTCTCTCAATGAAATGTTCATATATACTCTTTAACAAAGAACATGTCAAAGAAATCCTTCAAGAGGCTGATATGCAGAAATCTGCTGGGAGTGCAGAGTTTACTTTGTCTTGCATGAATATACTCGTG ATTCTTGCCTGCTCCATTCCGTTGGTGCTTAGTGGGATTGAAGAAGATTTTGTACATCTTCTAGAAGATGATAATGAAATAATCAAGGAAGGTGTTTTGCATGTTCTAGCAAAGGCTGGTGGAACCATTAGAGATCAACTGCGAATTTCATCCAG TTCGCTGGATCTTATATTGGAAAGAATATGTTTGGAGGGTAGTCGAAGGCAGGCCAAATATGCTGTACATGCATTAGCAGCAGTAACAAAAGATGAGGGGCTTATGTCGCTCTCTGTTTTGTACAAG AGGCTATTGGATAtgttaaaagagaaaaaaaacttACCTGCTGTGCTACAATCTCTAGGATGTATAGCTGAAATAGCCATGCCTGTCTTTGAAacaagagaaagtgaaattgAAACTTTTATAAAGAGAGAGATTCTCCAGCAAAAGCAT ATCATGGAGGAAAAAGCACCAGAAAGCTGGGACGAGAGAAGTGAAATATGCTCATTAAAG ATCTTTGCCTGTAAAACTTTAGTTAAGAGCTACTTGCCTGTTAGAGATGCCCAACTTCGTCATGGAATTGATGACCTGCTAACTATTCTCAAAAGCGTACTTTCCTTTGGGGAATTCTCCAAGGATATTGAATCAAG TTCAGTTGATAAGGCCCATATGAAGCTTGCTGGAGCAAAGTCTATTCTTCGATTATCTAGATATTGGGATCAAAAGATTCCCGTTGATCTTTTCTACTCTACCCTAAGAATTTCCGAG GTTGATTTTCCTCAAGTTGAAAAACTATTTCTGAGAAAAGTTCACCAATACATTAAGGATCGCCTTTTGGACCCCAAATATGCTTGTGCATTCTTATCTAATATAGAACCTGAGAAGCCAGATTTTGAAGAG GAGAAGCACAACCTATATGATATCATTCAGACGTGTCATCAAGTAAAGGCACGGGATTCTGTGTCTGATGCAGCTTCATCTGTGGCTAAGCCAGAATTTATTCTCCCATATCTAGTCCATGCTATTGCTCATCATTCTTCATGTCCTAGCATTGATGAATGTAAAGATGTTAAATCATTTGAACCAGTATACAG GCGTCTGTATATGTTTCTTTCTATGCTGGTGCACGCAAATGAAAATGTCAATTCAGAAGATAATATCGCGAAGGAGGAGAGTATTTCAACGATAATTTCTATATTTCAAAGTATCAAACTTTCTGAAGATTCTGTAGATACAACAAAGTCGAAG AATTCGCATGGAATCTGTGACCTTGGACTGTCAATCATCAAGCGCTTGGCCAAACGAGACATCCAGCAAGATTTGAGTGGATCGACATCCTTGCCTTCTGTGCTGTACAAAAAACATGAAAGTGATGAAGGTGAACCTTTG gttaataaaggAAGGACATGGTTAGCTGATGATGATGTTGTGTCTCACTTTGAGTCCCTCAACTTAGAAGCTAATGAAACT GTTCTTGCAACAATTGCTGAAGATGAAGATATAAAAGACAGTGATACTGATGAAAACGAGGTTCCATTGGGAAAAATGATAAAACGTCTAAGAGCTAAGAgtatgaatgcaaaaaaaatatCGAAGGATAAGCCTTCACGACCTTTATCGAATACAAAAAATGAGTCTTCGCCTCCTTCATCGAATATGAAAAATGATATTGATATCATGGGAATGGTAAGGGAAATGGACTTGGATACTGAAAAGTTGGAACCAAGTGGGCATGAACATATGCCCGAAAAATTTGATGATCAACTTCATAAACAGAGCAAGAGAAAGACAGGTGGATTGGCTAATGTTCCTGTACCAAAACGCCAGAGATCATCATCTGCCCAAGCTCATCACACACAGTCTCTTCCAAGAGGTAGCTCAAAAAGGGTCGCCAGCTTTTCTCAGGTGGGGAAGTCTACATTGGAATTTATCAGAATGGATGACAAACTCCACAGTGATCTTGAAGAGAAGAATTCTCAGGAAAATCCAAAAGTAGAAGAGTCAGACTCTTCGGCATCTAGTCTGCAGAAGAGATCAAACTTATCAAAGCCTAAAGGCAGGGGCTCTGCTAAGGTTCATAACGGGACTCATAAACTAGAAGAAAGTACGGACCGTGACCTGGAT ACGCCTACAAAGCTTAAGGACACAGATGGCCGAATTGCTGGTACTGATCGAGAATCGGGGTCTGTCAAGAAGCGCAAACGGAGAAGCATTGCGGGACTGGAAAAG TGCACTTCAAAGGAAGGGGAACATACTACTGCTGACTTAGTCGACTGCAGGGTCAAAATTTGGTGGCCAATGGATAAGCA GTTTTATGAAGGTGTGGTGAAGTCCTATGACCAAGATAATGACAAACATGTG ATAAAATACGATGATGGAGATATTGAAGTGCTCTGTTTAGCTACGGAACGGTGGGAGCTAGTTGCAAAGGGTCGAAAGACCACAAAG AGAGTTGATATTTCAAAAGGTCGACCTGCTAAAGGACT TTCTTCATCATCGAAAGTAAGAGGAAAAAGAACCCCTAGGAAAAATTTGAGGCATAGTCAAAAGAGGGTGTCAAAGAGTATTTCTGCTGATTTTGGCGAGGATAGCAGACACAGTCCTGGTGGATTAGATAATGAACCTGTGATGACATTGAGAGGTGAAGAGTCTGAAACAG
- the LOC108200348 gene encoding uncharacterized protein LOC108200348 has translation MSKSILFLVVFCVICGPAAFAVRTGVDDKNDPLTEFFNREESIKFAGYGEDKLSTVLVTGTLLCHPLYQLPFPVSGASVAVSCRSGRKKKQSYEIQSTTNENGDFLFDLPSHLHGIPNLEKICCVSVHQLPKGSPCKPALASKHKRIKLSSIGEGLRTYTAGTIQVRPKNAEISRHAGGPKTDKVKAKIQLRPKNAEISRHAGGPETDKVKAN, from the exons ATGAGTAAAAGCATCCTCTTTCTAGTTGTATTTTGTGTCATATGCGGTCCTGCAGCCTTCGCGGTAAGGACTGGAGTTGATGACAAGAATGATCCGTTGACGGAGTTCTTTAACAGGGAGGAGAGCATAAAATTTGCAGGGTATGGGGAAGACAAGCTCTCGACAGTGCTGGTCACCGGGACTTTGCTCTGCCACCCTCTTTATCAACTTCCATTTCCTgtttcag GTGCATCTGTTGCTGTGTCTTGTCGATCAGGACGGAAGAAAAAGCAGTCATATGAAATACAAAGCACAACAAATGAAAATGGGGATTTTCTATTTGATCTTCCTTCCCACCTCCATGGAATTCCAAATTTAGAAAAGATTTGCTGTGTTAGTGTTCATCAGCTGCCCAAGGGTTCTCCCTGCAAGCCGGCATTAGCAAGTAAACACAAAAGAATTAAATTATCGTCCATTGGGGAAGGTCTTCGTACTTACACAGCTGGCACAATCCAAGTAAGACCTAAAAATGCAGAGATTTCAAGACATGCAGGTGGACCGAAAACAGACAAGGTGAAGGCCAAAATACAATTAAGACCTAAAAATGCAGAGATTTCAAGACATGCAGGTGGACCGGAAACAGACAAGGTGAAGGCCAACTGA
- the LOC108200617 gene encoding SNF1-related protein kinase regulatory subunit beta-2, producing the protein MGNVNGREEGDLDSPSAGRDMAAEDGGVIVDGEFMGPSPPSSPRAAQSPLMFTPQAPVVPLQRPDEMHIPSPSWMQTTSAYEDISSEQGIPTMITWSYDANEVFVEGSWDDWKTRKPLQRSGKDFTILKVLPSGVYRYRFIVDGQWRYAPDLPWTQDDAGNAYNILDLQEYVPEDIESIAGFGPPQSPDSSYNNSQLGAEDFAKEPPIVPPHLQMTLLNVPSQPMEIPPPSRPQHVVLNHLYMQKGRSSSAVVALGSTHRFFSKYVTVVVYKSTQR; encoded by the exons ATGGGAAATGTGAATGGGAGGGAAGAGGGTGACCTTGACAGCCCATCTGCAGGCCGTGATATGGCAGCAGAGGATGGTGGTGTTATCGTCGATGGTGAATTTATGGGCCCTTCTCCTCCATCTAGCCCCAGGGCTGCTCAATCTCCATTGATGTTCACTCCACAG GCCCCAGTGGTTCCTTTGCAAAGACCAGATGAGATGCACATTCCAAGCCCTTCATGGATGCAAACAACATCTGCGTACGAAGACATTTCGAGTGAGCAAGGAATTCCTACAATGATAACATGGAGCTATGATGCCAATGAAGTGTTTGTGGAGGGATCATGGGATGATTGGAAGACAAG GAAACCCTTGCAAAGATCAGGGAAAGACTTCACTATTTTGAAAGTTCTCCCTTCAGGTGTTTATCGATATAGGTTTATTGTTGATGGACAATGGAGGTATGCCCCTGACTTGCCATGGACCCAGGATGATGCAGGAAATGCCTACAACATATTAGACTTGCAA GAATACGTTCCCGAGGATATTGAAAGCATAGCTGGTTTTGGACCCCCACAGTCCCCTGATTCGAGCTACAACAACTCGCAGCTTGGTGCAGAGGACTTTGCCAAGGAGCCGCCAATAGTTCCTCCCCATTTACAAATGACTTTGCTTAATGTCCCTTCTCAACCTATGGAGATTCCGCCTCCCTCAAGACCTCAGCATGTAGTGCTTAATCATCTTTACATGCAGAAAGGGAGAAGTAGCTCTGCGGTGGTGGCACTAGGTTCTACACATCGTTTTTTCTCCAAGTATGTGACAGTGGTAGTCTACAAATCTACACAGAGGTGA